A genomic window from Micromonospora sp. WMMA1947 includes:
- a CDS encoding SIS domain-containing protein produces the protein MAADIDEQPAGYERLLSTEHAAAIAEVAAVVAQRRPRHVVFTARGTSDHAALYAAYLTEIRLGLPAGLASPSAITVFGARPDLSDALVVGVSQSGGSPDLAEVLRVARASGALTLAVTNNPGSPLVETAELSVDIAAGHERAVAATKTYTAELLALLMLIEGVRAGDGVLPADERAALSRLPELAARTLADDTPARLAPRYRFAAQLVTTGRGYAYPTAREAALKLMETSYLPALAFSGADLLHGPLAMTDPDVPVLAVVGSGPGGTSMREVLPRLGERRADVVVVGSAEVGETRMAVPEVDERYAPLLDILPLQRLALSLALARGEDPDAPRGLKKVTATM, from the coding sequence ATGGCCGCCGACATCGACGAGCAGCCGGCCGGTTACGAGCGTCTGCTCTCCACCGAGCACGCGGCGGCCATCGCCGAGGTGGCGGCCGTCGTCGCGCAACGCCGCCCCCGGCACGTGGTCTTCACCGCCCGGGGCACCTCCGACCACGCCGCGCTCTACGCGGCCTACCTGACCGAGATCCGCCTCGGCCTGCCCGCCGGGCTGGCCTCACCGAGCGCGATCACCGTCTTCGGCGCCCGGCCCGACCTCTCCGACGCGCTCGTCGTCGGCGTCAGCCAGAGCGGCGGCTCGCCCGACCTGGCCGAGGTGCTGCGGGTCGCCCGCGCCTCCGGGGCGCTCACCCTCGCCGTCACCAACAACCCCGGTTCGCCGCTGGTGGAGACCGCCGAGCTGAGCGTCGACATCGCCGCCGGCCACGAACGCGCGGTCGCCGCCACCAAGACCTACACCGCCGAGCTGCTCGCGCTGCTCATGCTCATCGAGGGGGTACGCGCCGGTGACGGCGTGCTGCCCGCCGACGAGCGCGCCGCCCTGAGCCGCCTGCCCGAGCTGGCCGCGCGGACGCTCGCCGACGACACCCCGGCCCGGCTCGCCCCGCGCTACCGGTTCGCCGCCCAGCTCGTCACCACCGGCCGGGGCTACGCGTACCCGACCGCCCGGGAGGCGGCGCTGAAGCTGATGGAGACCTCGTACCTCCCGGCGCTCGCCTTCTCCGGCGCCGACCTGCTGCACGGCCCGCTCGCCATGACCGACCCGGACGTCCCGGTGCTCGCCGTGGTCGGCTCCGGCCCCGGCGGTACGTCCATGCGCGAGGTGCTGCCCCGGCTCGGCGAGCGCCGCGCCGACGTGGTGGTGGTCGGCTCCGCCGAGGTCGGCGAGACCCGGATGGCGGTGCCCGAGGTCGACGAGCGGTACGCGCCGCTGCTCGACATCCTGCCGCTGCAGCGGCTCGCGCTGTCCCTGGCGCTCGCACGCGGCGAGGACCCGGACGCGCCGCGCGGCTTGAAGAAGGTCACGGCGACGATGTGA
- a CDS encoding PAS domain-containing sensor histidine kinase produces MSTLRDLAEEHTALRPADIDHLHRIAGDWQLLSDLSFADLLLWVPVDGDGTYLCVAQVRPTTAPTAYLDDQVGRIVGGAEVAHLEVAHRQGRIWREGDPVWYGDVPARHEAIPVRLRTGDGEAGEVIAVVGRDTNLSTARTPSQLELNYLTTADDLAQMIADGTFPPPRHPGETTSAPRVGDGLVRLDANGKVTYASPNAQSAYRRLGYASHLVGEDLAKLHRRLAGDPLEGTDAGNAVLAALRGEAPPRREIDARGATMLTRALPLMPAGVPIGALVLVRDITEVRRRDRALITKDATIREIHHRVKNNLQTVAALLRLQARRVAMPEARVALEESVRRVASIALVHETLSMSSDEVVEFDGIVDRVASAATEVAVTEVSVGMRRRGTFGVLPAEIATSLVMVLNELLLNAVEHGFPPADEETAAPPAVEAAVTAARPEAVVDAARPEVVVTAHRARKQLHVTVTDNGRGLPEQFDAERGGNLGLQIVRALVTGELRGTIDLRNGADGGTEATIVVPLARGTTDRLTGRAGPP; encoded by the coding sequence GTGTCCACCCTCCGTGACCTCGCCGAGGAGCACACCGCGCTCCGCCCGGCCGACATCGACCACCTGCACCGGATCGCCGGCGACTGGCAGCTGCTGTCCGACCTGTCCTTCGCCGACCTGCTGCTCTGGGTGCCGGTGGACGGCGACGGCACGTACCTCTGCGTGGCCCAGGTCCGTCCCACCACCGCGCCGACCGCCTACCTGGACGACCAGGTCGGGCGCATCGTCGGCGGGGCCGAGGTAGCCCACCTGGAGGTGGCCCACCGGCAGGGGCGAATCTGGCGCGAGGGCGACCCGGTCTGGTACGGCGACGTCCCGGCCCGCCACGAGGCGATCCCGGTCCGGCTGCGCACCGGCGACGGTGAAGCCGGCGAGGTGATCGCCGTGGTGGGCCGGGACACCAACCTGTCCACCGCGCGCACCCCGAGCCAGCTCGAACTGAACTACCTGACCACCGCCGACGACCTCGCCCAGATGATCGCCGACGGCACGTTCCCGCCGCCCCGGCACCCCGGCGAGACCACCTCGGCGCCCCGGGTCGGCGACGGTCTGGTGCGGCTCGACGCCAACGGCAAGGTCACCTACGCCAGCCCGAACGCGCAGTCCGCGTACCGCCGCCTCGGCTACGCCTCCCACCTGGTCGGCGAGGACCTGGCCAAGCTGCACCGCCGGCTCGCCGGCGACCCCCTTGAAGGCACCGACGCGGGCAACGCCGTGCTCGCCGCGCTGCGCGGCGAGGCGCCACCCCGCCGGGAGATCGACGCGCGCGGCGCCACCATGCTCACCCGGGCGCTGCCGCTGATGCCCGCCGGAGTGCCGATCGGCGCGCTGGTGCTGGTCCGCGACATCACCGAGGTACGCCGCCGCGACCGCGCCCTGATCACCAAGGACGCCACCATCCGGGAGATCCACCACCGGGTGAAGAACAACCTCCAGACCGTCGCCGCGCTGCTGCGCCTCCAGGCCCGGCGGGTCGCCATGCCCGAGGCGCGGGTGGCGCTCGAGGAATCGGTACGCCGGGTCGCCTCGATCGCGCTCGTCCACGAGACGCTCTCCATGTCCAGTGACGAGGTGGTCGAGTTCGACGGCATCGTGGACCGGGTCGCCAGCGCCGCCACCGAGGTCGCCGTCACCGAGGTGAGCGTGGGCATGCGCCGCCGTGGCACCTTCGGCGTCCTGCCCGCCGAGATCGCCACCTCGCTGGTGATGGTGCTCAACGAGCTGCTGCTCAACGCCGTGGAACACGGCTTCCCACCGGCCGACGAGGAGACCGCCGCGCCTCCTGCTGTGGAGGCGGCGGTCACCGCGGCCCGGCCCGAGGCGGTGGTCGACGCGGCCCGGCCCGAGGTGGTGGTCACCGCGCACCGGGCCCGCAAGCAACTGCACGTCACAGTGACCGACAACGGCCGGGGACTGCCCGAGCAGTTCGACGCCGAACGCGGCGGCAACCTGGGCCTGCAGATCGTCCGGGCGCTGGTCACCGGCGAGCTGCGCGGCACCATCGACCTGCGCAACGGCGCCGACGGCGGCACCGAGGCGACCATCGTCGTACCGCTGGCCCGCGGCACCACCGACCGCCTCACCGGACGAGCAGGGCCACCGTGA
- a CDS encoding glycosyltransferase family 39 protein — MVWVVPGLLTLVVTLAGIGHAQPWRDELATWSAATRPLPDLIRMTRTIDAATGPYYLLAHGWTALAGTSPTALRLPSALAMAVAAALTARLGAVLVGRRAGLLAGVLFAVLPVTSRYGQEARPYALATLLAVLATLLLVEALRRPGRWRWAGYAAAVAALGLLHLLALTLLAAHAVVVLLTAARGPAAVVDPPGQFRAEMPDASRPRRRHPRRSTQPRDRAPVERHGCHGAPQTPTAFHPATRSSAGGTSPVSPHPGGSREHGTDAPEAEPQDVTGEAREASAPGRRVLAGWLLALVPVVVLVTPLALVARGQRGRQLDWVDPARLPDLAALPGALAQSGVVGGFVLALAALGTARLGRRALLPAAAVLLPVLLVFAAGAVVPLWVTRYLVFTVPFACVLAGAALAGTTRTGPAPQKAGQPLAAGLAVVVLAGLLGLPDQAALRRTHEWPRSAPVDYAGAARIIRAEQRPGDAIVYSPRDGWLFPDLGMAYHLGPRLPRDVLVVRDQRQDASLWAVECDDPARCLAGVDRVWLVVTGRRADPTAAVPGAKGDALRAGYTVRQVWPRPGITVALLVR; from the coding sequence GTGGTGTGGGTGGTTCCCGGACTGCTCACGCTCGTGGTGACGCTGGCGGGCATCGGGCACGCCCAGCCGTGGCGGGACGAGCTGGCCACCTGGAGCGCGGCCACCCGGCCGTTACCGGACCTGATCCGGATGACCCGCACGATCGACGCCGCCACCGGGCCGTACTACCTGCTCGCGCACGGCTGGACGGCGCTGGCCGGTACGTCGCCGACGGCGTTGCGGCTGCCGTCGGCGCTGGCCATGGCGGTGGCCGCCGCGCTCACCGCCCGCCTCGGCGCGGTGCTCGTCGGCCGTCGCGCCGGGCTGCTGGCCGGAGTGCTGTTCGCGGTCCTGCCGGTCACCTCGCGGTACGGCCAGGAGGCCCGCCCGTACGCCCTCGCGACGCTGCTCGCCGTGCTGGCCACGCTGCTGCTGGTCGAGGCGCTGCGCCGGCCCGGGCGGTGGCGCTGGGCGGGGTACGCCGCAGCGGTCGCCGCGCTCGGCCTGCTCCACCTGCTCGCGCTCACGCTGCTCGCCGCGCACGCCGTGGTGGTGCTGCTGACCGCCGCACGTGGCCCCGCGGCGGTCGTAGATCCGCCCGGCCAGTTCCGAGCCGAGATGCCCGACGCGAGCCGGCCACGCCGCAGACACCCACGACGTTCCACCCAGCCACGAGATCGAGCGCCGGTGGAACGCCACGGGTGTCACGGCGCCCCGCAGACACCCACGGCGTTCCACCCGGCCACGAGATCGAGCGCCGGTGGGACGTCACCGGTGTCACCGCATCCCGGGGGGAGCAGGGAGCACGGCACGGACGCGCCGGAAGCGGAACCGCAGGACGTGACCGGCGAGGCTCGGGAGGCGTCGGCGCCCGGCCGACGGGTGCTGGCCGGGTGGCTGCTGGCGCTGGTGCCGGTCGTCGTGCTCGTCACCCCGCTGGCGCTCGTCGCCCGGGGACAGCGCGGACGGCAACTCGACTGGGTGGACCCGGCGCGCCTGCCGGACCTGGCGGCGCTACCGGGTGCGCTGGCGCAGAGCGGCGTCGTCGGCGGGTTCGTGCTCGCGCTCGCGGCGCTCGGCACCGCCCGGCTGGGCAGACGGGCGCTGCTGCCCGCCGCCGCCGTGCTGCTGCCGGTGCTGCTGGTCTTCGCCGCCGGAGCCGTGGTGCCGCTCTGGGTGACCCGCTACCTGGTCTTCACGGTGCCGTTCGCCTGCGTACTGGCCGGCGCCGCGCTGGCGGGGACAACGCGGACCGGTCCGGCACCACAGAAGGCAGGGCAACCGCTCGCGGCCGGACTCGCGGTGGTGGTCCTGGCCGGGCTGCTCGGGCTGCCCGATCAGGCGGCCCTGCGCCGTACCCACGAGTGGCCGCGCAGCGCACCCGTCGACTACGCGGGCGCCGCCCGGATCATCCGCGCCGAGCAGCGGCCGGGCGACGCGATCGTCTACTCACCCCGGGACGGGTGGCTGTTCCCGGATCTCGGCATGGCGTACCACCTGGGGCCGAGGCTGCCGCGCGACGTGCTCGTGGTCCGCGACCAGCGTCAGGACGCGAGCCTCTGGGCCGTCGAGTGCGACGATCCGGCGCGGTGCCTGGCCGGGGTGGACCGGGTCTGGCTGGTGGTCACCGGCCGTCGCGCGGACCCGACGGCGGCGGTGCCGGGCGCGAAGGGCGACGCGCTGCGCGCGGGCTACACGGTGCGGCAGGTCTGGCCCCGGCCGGGGATCACGGTGGCCCTGCTCGTCCGGTGA
- a CDS encoding nitrite/sulfite reductase, with amino-acid sequence MAVSSTPTRPDTPAPAARAPRRPRGEGQWALGHREPLNPNERIKKDDDPLNVRDRIENIYAHRGFASIDPQDLRGRFRWWGLYTQRKAGIDGGRTAVLEPHELEDEFFMLRVRVDGGQLNLAQLRVIADISREFARDTADITDRQNIQYHWIRVEDMPEIWRRLEAVGLQTTEACGDCPRIVLGSPVAGVARDEVLDPTPAIDEIVRRYVGDKAFSNLPRKFKTSISWLVDTPYEANDISFLGVEHPEHGPGFDVWVGGGLSTNPMLAKRLGVWVPLNEVPDVWAGVVGIFRDYGYRRLRNRARLKFLVADWGVERFREVLEKEYLGRTLLDGPAAELPAKPVDHIGVHAQRDGANYVGAAPVVGRVSGTQLAQLADVVEAHGSGRVRLTPYQKLLVLDVPPQRTEELVAALRGIGLEARPSAWRRGTMACTGIEFCKLAIVETKRRGEELVARLEEQLRDFDADISIHLNGCPNACARTQVADIGLKGQLVVGPDGRQVEGFQVHLGGGLGMAQGQTAGFGRKLRGLKTTAEELPAYVERLARRYLAGRTEGETFANWVIRVDEEELR; translated from the coding sequence ATGGCGGTCAGCAGCACCCCGACCCGTCCCGACACCCCGGCGCCTGCCGCCCGTGCGCCCCGCCGGCCACGCGGCGAGGGGCAGTGGGCGCTCGGACACCGTGAGCCGCTCAACCCCAACGAGCGGATCAAGAAGGACGACGACCCGCTGAACGTGCGGGACCGGATCGAGAACATCTACGCCCACCGCGGTTTCGCCTCGATCGACCCGCAGGACCTGCGCGGCCGGTTCCGCTGGTGGGGCCTCTACACCCAGCGCAAGGCCGGCATCGACGGCGGGCGTACCGCCGTGCTGGAGCCGCACGAGCTGGAGGACGAGTTCTTCATGCTCCGCGTCCGGGTGGACGGCGGCCAGCTCAACCTGGCCCAGCTCCGCGTGATCGCGGACATCTCCCGCGAGTTCGCCCGGGACACCGCCGACATCACCGACCGGCAGAACATCCAGTACCACTGGATCCGGGTCGAGGACATGCCGGAGATCTGGCGCCGGCTGGAGGCGGTGGGCCTGCAGACCACCGAGGCGTGCGGCGACTGCCCCCGGATCGTGCTGGGCAGCCCGGTCGCCGGGGTGGCCCGGGACGAGGTGCTCGACCCGACCCCGGCGATCGACGAGATCGTCCGCCGGTACGTCGGCGACAAGGCGTTCTCCAACCTGCCCCGCAAGTTCAAGACCTCGATCTCCTGGCTGGTCGACACCCCGTACGAGGCGAACGACATCTCGTTCCTCGGCGTGGAGCACCCGGAGCACGGTCCCGGCTTCGACGTCTGGGTGGGTGGCGGGCTGTCCACCAACCCGATGCTGGCCAAGCGGCTCGGCGTCTGGGTGCCGCTCAACGAGGTGCCGGACGTCTGGGCCGGTGTGGTCGGCATCTTCCGCGACTACGGCTACCGCCGGCTGCGCAACCGGGCCCGGCTGAAGTTCCTGGTCGCCGACTGGGGCGTGGAGCGGTTCCGCGAGGTGCTGGAGAAGGAGTACCTGGGCCGCACGCTGCTGGACGGTCCGGCCGCGGAGCTGCCGGCGAAGCCGGTCGACCACATCGGTGTGCACGCCCAGCGTGACGGCGCGAACTACGTCGGCGCGGCCCCGGTGGTGGGCCGCGTCTCCGGCACCCAGCTGGCGCAGCTCGCCGACGTGGTCGAGGCGCACGGCAGCGGCCGGGTGCGGCTCACCCCGTACCAGAAGCTGCTCGTGCTGGACGTGCCGCCGCAGCGGACCGAGGAGCTGGTCGCGGCGCTGCGCGGGATCGGCCTGGAGGCCCGGCCGTCGGCCTGGCGGCGCGGCACGATGGCCTGCACCGGTATCGAGTTCTGCAAGCTGGCGATCGTCGAGACCAAGCGGCGCGGCGAGGAACTGGTCGCGCGCCTGGAGGAGCAGCTGCGCGACTTCGACGCGGACATCTCCATCCACCTCAACGGCTGCCCGAACGCCTGCGCCCGCACCCAGGTCGCCGACATCGGGCTCAAGGGCCAGCTCGTGGTCGGCCCGGACGGCCGGCAGGTCGAGGGCTTCCAGGTGCACCTCGGCGGCGGCCTCGGCATGGCGCAGGGGCAGACCGCCGGTTTCGGCCGCAAGCTGCGCGGTCTGAAGACCACCGCGGAGGAGCTTCCGGCGTACGTGGAACGACTGGCCCGCCGCTACCTGGCCGGCCGGACCGAGGGCGAGACGTTCGCCAACTGGGTGATCAGAGTCGACGAGGAGGAGCTCCGATGA
- a CDS encoding phosphoadenylyl-sulfate reductase translates to MTGLVSAAGLGLIGPAAPARRDPDELRALAEEAGRELADAPALEIARWAVETFGERFCVTSSMADGVLAHLVSRVAPGVDVVFLDTGLHFPETLKVRDEVARRMPVRVRSIRPRMTVGQQDGQYGPRLFNRSPDDCCQLRKVEPLERALSGYDAWAAGLRRDESPTRANTPVVGFDARRGKVKVNPIAAWTQREVDAYVARYDIPVNELFARGYGSIGCWPCTRRTRAGEDPRSGRWAMFEKTECGLHT, encoded by the coding sequence GTGACCGGCCTTGTCTCGGCCGCCGGCCTCGGGCTGATCGGTCCGGCCGCGCCGGCCCGCCGCGACCCGGACGAGCTGCGCGCGCTGGCCGAGGAGGCCGGCCGGGAGCTGGCGGACGCGCCCGCGCTGGAGATCGCGCGGTGGGCGGTGGAGACGTTCGGCGAGCGGTTCTGCGTGACCAGCTCGATGGCCGACGGCGTGCTGGCGCACCTGGTCTCCCGGGTCGCGCCCGGCGTCGACGTGGTGTTCCTGGACACCGGGCTGCACTTCCCGGAGACGTTGAAGGTCCGCGACGAGGTGGCCCGCCGGATGCCGGTGCGGGTGCGCTCGATCCGGCCCCGGATGACCGTGGGGCAGCAGGACGGCCAGTACGGTCCGCGCCTGTTCAACAGGTCCCCGGACGACTGCTGCCAGCTGCGCAAGGTGGAGCCGCTGGAGCGGGCGCTGTCCGGGTACGACGCCTGGGCCGCCGGGCTGCGCCGGGACGAGTCGCCGACCCGGGCGAACACGCCGGTGGTGGGCTTCGACGCGCGGCGCGGCAAGGTCAAGGTGAACCCGATAGCGGCGTGGACGCAGCGGGAGGTGGACGCCTACGTGGCCCGGTACGACATCCCGGTCAACGAGCTGTTCGCCCGCGGCTACGGCTCGATCGGCTGCTGGCCGTGCACCCGGCGGACCCGGGCGGGGGAGGACCCGCGTTCCGGGCGCTGGGCGATGTTCGAGAAGACCGAGTGCGGCCTGCACACCTGA
- a CDS encoding CbiX/SirB N-terminal domain-containing protein yields MRPAHLSAGPPVVLVAHGSRDPRAAEATRALARAVADTCPGRPVLPSWLDHTDPGPAEVLRGLAADGHSRAVLVPLLLTAAYHRKVDIPAAVAAAGADIEVRVTDVLGPTGDGVDGGLLGGLRRRLAEATGDGPGGLDAVVLAAAGTRDPAARASVGRVAAAFGAGLGLPCRVSYASAAPPEVGDAVARLRAAGARRVAVAAYFLAPGRFHDGVRASARSAGAVAVADPLTDLPELADLVRRRVEAVAG; encoded by the coding sequence GTGCGGCCTGCACACCTGAGCGCCGGGCCACCGGTGGTGCTGGTGGCCCACGGCAGCCGTGATCCGCGCGCGGCCGAGGCGACGCGGGCGCTGGCCCGCGCCGTGGCGGACACCTGCCCCGGCCGTCCGGTGCTGCCGAGCTGGCTCGACCACACCGATCCCGGGCCGGCCGAGGTGCTGCGCGGGCTGGCCGCCGACGGCCACTCCCGGGCGGTCCTGGTGCCGCTGCTGCTGACCGCCGCGTACCACCGGAAGGTGGACATCCCGGCGGCGGTCGCGGCGGCCGGCGCGGACATCGAGGTACGGGTGACCGACGTGCTGGGGCCGACCGGCGACGGGGTGGACGGCGGGCTGCTGGGCGGGCTGCGCCGACGCCTGGCGGAGGCGACCGGCGACGGGCCGGGCGGGCTGGACGCGGTGGTGCTGGCGGCGGCGGGCACCCGGGATCCGGCGGCGCGGGCCTCGGTGGGCCGGGTCGCGGCGGCGTTCGGTGCCGGGCTGGGCCTGCCCTGCCGCGTCTCGTACGCCTCGGCGGCGCCTCCGGAGGTCGGCGACGCGGTGGCGCGACTGCGCGCGGCGGGCGCCCGCCGGGTGGCGGTGGCGGCCTACTTCCTGGCCCCGGGCCGGTTCCACGACGGGGTACGCGCGTCGGCCCGGTCGGCCGGCGCGGTGGCGGTGGCCGATCCGCTGACCGACCTGCCGGAGCTGGCGGACCTGGTCCGGCGGCGGGTGGAGGCGGTGGCGGGCTGA
- a CDS encoding WhiB family transcriptional regulator, with product MDWRHDSVCRDEDPELFFPIGTSGPALLQVEQAKAVCRRCPVTDQCLQWALESGQDAGVWGGMSEEERRAVKRRGGLRVLRAHSA from the coding sequence ATGGACTGGCGCCACGATTCGGTCTGCCGCGACGAGGACCCGGAGCTGTTCTTCCCGATCGGGACGTCCGGTCCGGCCCTCCTGCAGGTGGAGCAGGCGAAGGCCGTCTGCCGGCGCTGCCCCGTGACCGACCAGTGCCTGCAGTGGGCGCTGGAGTCCGGTCAGGACGCCGGCGTCTGGGGTGGGATGAGCGAAGAGGAGCGCCGCGCGGTGAAGCGCCGCGGCGGTCTCCGGGTGCTGCGCGCTCACTCCGCCTGA
- a CDS encoding diacylglycerol kinase family protein translates to MRAVLVVNPKATTTSERSRDVLVRALRSEVDLSVRYTRRRGHAMDLAREAAQEGVDLVVTLGGDGTVNEVVNGLMAAEPPTFRTGQTSAERLPALATVPGGSTNVFARALGLPREWPDGTSMILEGLRLGRSRTIGLGRADDRYFTFCAGFGLDAAVIRRVEQARKKGRVSTPALYFRSTASQYFVGSDRRHPSIRLERPGEAPDTDLATAIIQNTAPWTYLGDREINPNPEASFDLGLDVLALRRLRVASTARTAAQFFSKRPDPHGKQVLRLHDVAEFTLVSERPLPFQLDGDYLGEREKVRFTSVPAALRVIC, encoded by the coding sequence ATGCGGGCCGTCCTGGTGGTCAATCCGAAGGCCACCACCACCAGCGAGCGCAGCCGGGACGTGCTGGTCCGGGCGTTGCGCAGTGAAGTCGACCTGTCGGTGCGGTACACCCGCCGACGGGGCCACGCCATGGATCTGGCCCGGGAGGCCGCCCAGGAGGGCGTCGACCTGGTCGTCACGCTCGGCGGCGACGGCACCGTCAACGAGGTGGTGAACGGCCTGATGGCGGCGGAGCCGCCGACGTTCCGCACCGGACAGACCTCGGCCGAGCGGCTGCCCGCGCTGGCCACCGTGCCGGGCGGTTCGACGAACGTCTTCGCCCGCGCGCTCGGGCTGCCCCGGGAGTGGCCGGACGGCACCAGCATGATCCTGGAGGGGCTGCGGCTGGGCCGGTCCCGCACGATCGGGCTGGGCCGGGCCGACGACCGCTATTTCACGTTCTGCGCCGGCTTCGGGCTGGACGCGGCTGTCATCCGCCGGGTGGAACAGGCCCGCAAGAAGGGGCGCGTCTCCACTCCGGCGCTCTACTTCCGCTCCACCGCGAGTCAGTACTTCGTCGGCTCGGACCGCCGCCACCCGTCGATCAGGCTGGAGCGCCCGGGTGAGGCGCCCGACACGGATCTGGCCACCGCGATCATCCAGAACACCGCGCCGTGGACGTACCTGGGCGACCGGGAGATCAACCCGAACCCGGAGGCGTCGTTCGACCTGGGGCTCGACGTGCTCGCGCTGCGGCGGTTGCGGGTGGCCAGCACGGCCCGTACGGCGGCGCAGTTCTTCTCGAAACGACCGGATCCGCACGGCAAGCAGGTGCTGCGGCTGCACGACGTGGCCGAGTTCACGCTGGTCTCGGAGCGTCCGTTGCCGTTCCAACTGGACGGGGACTACCTCGGCGAGCGGGAGAAAGTCCGATTCACATCCGTACCGGCCGCACTGAGAGTAATCTGCTAG
- a CDS encoding ATP-binding protein, which produces MTQLTGHPATDDDVVHLTVPADGGYLGVLRTATAGLAARLQFALDEIEDLRIAVDEACAMLLAIATRDAELECRFAVTEDALTVEVTVPTVRGATLPSESSFAWKVLTALTSGANAQASGGRATISLLTRRAGGF; this is translated from the coding sequence GTGACTCAACTGACCGGGCACCCGGCGACCGACGACGACGTCGTCCATCTCACCGTGCCCGCCGACGGTGGCTACCTCGGCGTGCTCCGCACCGCCACGGCCGGGCTCGCGGCCCGGCTCCAGTTCGCCCTCGACGAGATCGAGGATCTGCGTATCGCCGTCGACGAGGCGTGCGCCATGCTGCTCGCCATCGCCACCCGCGACGCCGAGCTGGAGTGCCGGTTCGCGGTCACCGAAGACGCGCTCACCGTCGAGGTGACGGTGCCGACGGTCCGGGGCGCCACGCTGCCGTCCGAGTCGTCGTTCGCCTGGAAGGTGCTGACCGCGCTGACCAGCGGGGCGAACGCCCAGGCGTCCGGCGGCCGGGCCACCATCTCGCTGCTCACCCGCCGCGCCGGCGGCTTCTGA
- a CDS encoding GNAT family N-acetyltransferase encodes MTSPDGTPTIRPVRPEDVPAVVAMVHELAEYERAPEQCHLTAAQLEAALFGPSPALFGHVAVDASDQPVGFALWFLNFSTWAGVHGIYLEDLYVRPDARGTGAGRMLLATLAAICVERGYQRLEWWMINWNPAARFYAAIGATPMDEWTPYRLAGPALRELATHATAAPTRSAP; translated from the coding sequence GTGACGTCGCCCGACGGCACTCCGACGATCCGGCCGGTACGTCCCGAGGACGTACCGGCCGTCGTCGCCATGGTGCACGAACTCGCCGAGTACGAGCGCGCGCCCGAGCAGTGCCATCTCACCGCGGCACAGCTCGAGGCGGCCCTGTTCGGCCCGTCCCCGGCGCTGTTCGGCCACGTCGCCGTCGACGCGTCGGACCAGCCGGTCGGCTTCGCGCTCTGGTTCCTCAACTTCTCCACCTGGGCCGGTGTGCACGGCATCTACCTGGAGGACCTCTACGTCCGCCCGGACGCCCGGGGCACCGGCGCGGGCCGGATGCTACTGGCCACCCTCGCCGCGATCTGCGTCGAGCGGGGCTACCAGCGGCTGGAGTGGTGGATGATCAACTGGAACCCGGCGGCCCGCTTCTACGCCGCGATCGGCGCCACGCCGATGGACGAGTGGACCCCGTACCGGCTGGCCGGGCCGGCGTTGCGCGAGCTCGCCACGCACGCGACGGCCGCGCCCACGCGGTCGGCCCCCTGA
- the sodN gene encoding superoxide dismutase, Ni, translating to MRLPRILTPRVTASAHCDLPCGVYDPAQARIEAESVKMICEKYQANTDPEFRTRAILIKEQRAELVKHHLWVLWTDYFKAPHFEKYPHLHQLFNEATKLAGAAGAKGGTDPAKADELLAKIDEISKIFWETKQA from the coding sequence ATGCGCCTTCCCCGCATCCTCACGCCCCGGGTGACGGCCAGCGCTCACTGCGACCTGCCCTGCGGCGTCTACGACCCGGCCCAGGCCCGGATCGAGGCCGAGTCGGTCAAAATGATCTGCGAGAAGTACCAGGCCAACACCGACCCGGAGTTCCGCACCCGCGCCATCCTGATCAAGGAGCAGCGGGCCGAGCTGGTCAAGCACCACCTGTGGGTGCTCTGGACCGACTACTTCAAGGCGCCGCACTTCGAGAAGTACCCGCACCTGCACCAGCTGTTCAACGAGGCCACCAAGCTGGCCGGCGCAGCCGGCGCCAAGGGTGGCACCGACCCGGCCAAGGCCGACGAGCTGCTGGCGAAGATCGACGAGATCTCGAAGATCTTCTGGGAGACCAAGCAGGCGTGA
- a CDS encoding S24/S26 family peptidase: MAPTGGLPALRGPLVPVLVTGPSMAPALRHGDAVLVRTGGRPVRPGDVVVAVFRSRPDLLVVKRAVEPRDGGWWLRGDNEFVTDDSRAYGVADVRGRVVARWWPRPGRVRSR, translated from the coding sequence ATGGCGCCCACCGGTGGACTACCGGCCCTGCGCGGCCCGCTGGTGCCGGTGCTGGTGACCGGCCCCTCCATGGCCCCGGCGCTGCGTCACGGCGACGCGGTCCTGGTGCGCACCGGAGGCCGGCCGGTACGCCCCGGTGACGTGGTCGTCGCGGTGTTCCGCAGCCGTCCCGACCTGCTCGTCGTCAAGCGGGCGGTGGAACCGCGCGACGGCGGATGGTGGTTGCGCGGCGACAACGAGTTCGTCACCGACGACTCCCGGGCGTACGGGGTGGCCGACGTCCGCGGCCGGGTGGTGGCCCGCTGGTGGCCGCGCCCGGGACGGGTCAGGAGCAGGTAA